Proteins found in one Zea mays cultivar B73 chromosome 1, Zm-B73-REFERENCE-NAM-5.0, whole genome shotgun sequence genomic segment:
- the LOC100383045 gene encoding Chlorophyllase-1-like: MAASPVAIGTAVFQRGPLRVEARHVDYSQVPSVPKPLMVVAPTDAGVYPVAVFLHGCNTVNSWYESLLSHVASHGFIAVAPQLYCVTLNMNDLKDIDATRQVTAWLADKQQGLAHVLANILQLHGVRPDLSRLALAGHSRGGDTAFAVALGLGPAASDDDDNNADAGTSPAALPLKFSALIGVDPVAGLSKQAQVEPKVLTFRPRSLDPGMPALVVGTGLGPKHVGGPPCAPAGVNHAEFYDECAPPRYHVVLRDYGHMDMLDDDGVPYVINNCMCMRNTKDTKDLARRAIGGAVVAFLRATLEDDDEDLKVVLENRPGLSPAVLDPVGHDLA; encoded by the exons ATGGCGGCATCGCCGGTGGCCATCGGCACGGCGGTGTTCCAGCGGGGGCCACTCCGCGTGGAGGCGAGGCACGTCGACTACAGCCAGGTCCCCAGCGTGCCCAAGCCGCTCATGGTGGTCGCCCCCACCGACGCCGGCGTCTACCCCGTGGCCGTCTTCCTGCACGGCTGCAACACGGTCAACAGCTGGTATGAGAGCCTCCTGTCGCACGTCGCGTCCCACGGGTTCATCGCCGTGGCGCCCCAG CTCTACTGCGTGACGCtcaacatgaacgacttgaaggaCATCGACGCCACCAGGCAGGTCACCGCCTGGCTCGCCGACAAGCAGCAAGGCCTGGCGCACGTGCTCGCCAACATCCTCCAGCTCCACGGCGTGAGGCCGGACCTCTCCAGGCTGGCGCTGGCCGGCCACAGCCGCGGCGGCGACACGGCCTTCGCCGTGGCactcgggctcggacccgccGCCTCGGACGACGACGACAACAACGCAGACGCAGGCACATCGCCGGCGGCGTTGCCACTCAAGTTCTCCGCGCTGATCGGCGTGGACCCCGTGGCGGGGCTATCCAAGCAGGCGCAGGTGGAGCCGAAGGTGCTGACCTTCCGGCCCCGGTCCCTCGACCCGGGGATGCCGGCGCTGGTCGTCGGCACGGGGCTCGGCCCCAAGCACGTGGGCGGGCCGCCGTGCGCCCCCGCGGGCGTCAACCACGCCGAGTTCTACGACGAGTGCGCGCCGCCGCGGTACCACGTCGTGCTGAGGGACTACGGGCACATGGACATGCTGGACGACGACGGCGTGCCCTACGTCATCAACAACTGCATGTGCATGAGGAACACCAAGGACACCAAGGACCTCGCCAGGAGGGCCATCGGGGGAGCCGTGGTGGCGTTCCTCAGGGCCACGCTGGAGGACGACGACGAGGATCTCAAGGTCGTGCTCGAGAACCGCCCTGGCCTCTCGCCGGCGGTGCTGGACCCAGTTGGGCATGACTTGGCTTGA
- the LOC100284858 gene encoding signal peptide peptidase-like 3: protein MESLWKLTYLLDPASVALIATAISVAYASASRALDYGKEMERNLDFSEASITLDRSQALMIPLASSCSLLLMFYLFSSVSHLVTAFTAVASALALFFCLSPHITYLKARFNLMDPFMSRCCSKSFTRLQGLLMLFCIATVLAWLVSGHWMLNNLLGISICIAFVSHVRLPNIKICALLLACLFVYDIFWVFFSERFFGANVMVSVATQKASNPVHTVANKLSLPGLQLITKKLELPVKLVFPRNLLGGIVPGSNPGDYMMLGLGDMAIPGMLLALVLFFDNRKLKDVNVVPSDVSPLRRRNYVWYALTGYGIGLVAALAAGILSQSPQPALLYLVPSTLGPVMYLSWFRNELWELWEGSGTILNDKARLLEV, encoded by the exons ATGGAATCCTTGTGGAAGCTGACCTACTTGCTCGACCCGGCATCAGTTGCCCTCATTGCCACAGCCATTTCTGTGGCCTATGCATCAGCATCACGAGCTCTGGACTATGGCAAGGAGATGGAGAGAAACTTGGATTTTTCAGAGGCTTCCATTACATTGGATCGTTCGCAGGCTCTAATGATTCCCCTTGCAAGCTCGTGCAGTCTGTTGctgatgttctacttgttctcGTCTGTTTCACATCTCGTGACAGCTTTTACTGCTGTGGCCTCAGCATTGGCACTGTTCTTTTGCCTGTCTCCACACATCACCTATCTTAAGGCACGATTCAATCTAATGGACCCATTCATGTCCAGATGTTGTTCGAAGTCATTTACACGGTTGCAAGGTTTGCTGATGCTCTTCTGCATAGCCACAGTCTTAGCTTGGTTGGTTTCAGGGCATTGGATGCTAAATAACCTACTGGGGATTTCCATATGTATAGCGTTTGTCAGCCATGTGAGGCTTCCCAACATAAAGATCTGTGCACTGCTTCTTGCCTGCTTGTTTGTGTATGATATTTTCTGGGTGTTCTTCTCAGAAAGGTTCTTTGGAGCAAATGTCATGGTTTCTGTTGCCACCCAGAAGGCATCTAATCCTGTTCACACAGTAGCAAATAAGCTCAGCCTGCCTGGGTTGCAATTGATTACAAAGAAGCTGGAGCTTCCAGTCAAGCTTGTATTTCCTAGGAATTTGTTGGGTGGGATTGTTCCAGGAAGCAATCCTGGTGATTACATGATGCTTGGCCTTGGAGACATg GCCATTCCAGGGATGCTTCTAGCTCTGGTACTCTTTTTTGATAACCGGAAGTTAAAGGATGTGAACGTTGTTCCATCAGACGTGTCTCCCCTGAGACGGCGGAATTATGTGTGGTATGCTCTAACAGGGTATGGTATTGGCTTGGTAGCTGCACTAGCTGCCGGGATCTTGTCTCAGTCTCCCCAACCAGCCTTACTGTACCTG GTGCCGTCAACACTGGGGCCTGTCATGTACTTGTCATGGTTCCGGAATGAGCTGTGGGAGCTATGGGAAGGGTCTGGAACTATTCTGAACGACAAAGCTCGTTTGTTGGAGGTCTGA